A genomic stretch from Leptospira johnsonii includes:
- a CDS encoding histidine kinase dimerization/phosphoacceptor domain -containing protein: MNARVISVRVKQILVVEDNEDDSRLFEIFLKEADPSGIRLKHSPTVADALEILKDQGDEIDCILLDLTLPDSFGLDGFEMIKKAFPKIPIVICSGTQDESIAMEALQSGGQDYLIKGKFDSHLLLRSILYAIERQDMLSKLEEQAFLIKENEKKYRLIFEHNPHPIVLYNYDCEGILDLNQETERIYGFDREELLHMKFSDLFIGAFSGERRQYLALHNGKNIPETHVHRSKEGTPLLMEITSYKFQLEGKEVVLAILVDMTKWKQSEDTLIQSLRDKEALLQEIHHRVKNNLQIMASLLNLQANYAKNKEVTRELRDTESRIYSMSLVHNELYNSKNLAEIALNSYVDKLLDNLWNVYGIGPEIGRVIDVGNLSLAVEKALPIGMMINEIATNSIKYAYSEKKKGQFYIRAKSGNGIFYLEVGDDGKGIPDYPQIEAKETLGLQLIRILSKQLKAKLDINTSAPGTRFQIEFEY; this comes from the coding sequence ATGAATGCAAGAGTAATATCCGTCCGGGTTAAACAGATTTTAGTAGTGGAAGATAACGAGGACGATTCTCGTTTATTCGAAATATTTTTGAAGGAAGCGGATCCTTCTGGAATACGTTTGAAACATTCTCCTACTGTGGCGGATGCTCTGGAAATACTAAAAGACCAAGGAGATGAGATAGATTGTATCCTTCTGGACTTGACCCTACCAGATAGTTTCGGATTGGACGGTTTCGAGATGATCAAGAAGGCATTTCCTAAAATTCCTATAGTGATCTGTTCAGGGACCCAGGATGAATCTATTGCGATGGAGGCTTTACAATCAGGAGGTCAGGATTATCTCATCAAAGGAAAATTCGATTCTCATCTTCTTCTTAGATCCATCTTATATGCGATCGAAAGACAGGACATGTTGTCCAAGTTGGAAGAGCAGGCATTTCTTATTAAAGAGAACGAAAAAAAATACAGACTCATCTTCGAACACAATCCTCATCCGATCGTTTTATATAATTATGATTGTGAAGGGATCCTTGATCTGAATCAGGAAACGGAAAGAATTTACGGTTTCGATAGAGAAGAACTTCTTCATATGAAATTTTCAGATCTGTTTATAGGAGCTTTTTCAGGAGAGCGTAGACAGTATCTTGCCTTGCATAACGGTAAAAATATTCCGGAAACGCATGTGCATAGATCCAAGGAAGGAACTCCTCTTCTAATGGAGATTACTTCTTATAAATTCCAACTGGAAGGAAAAGAAGTGGTCCTTGCGATCTTAGTGGACATGACCAAATGGAAACAATCCGAAGATACCCTCATACAATCTTTGAGAGATAAGGAAGCTCTTCTGCAGGAGATACATCATAGGGTCAAAAATAATCTGCAGATCATGGCCAGTCTTCTGAACTTGCAGGCAAATTATGCAAAGAATAAGGAAGTAACTCGAGAACTTAGAGATACTGAGAGTAGGATCTACTCAATGTCTTTGGTTCATAATGAACTTTATAATTCCAAAAACTTGGCAGAGATTGCTCTGAATTCTTATGTGGATAAATTATTGGATAACCTTTGGAATGTATATGGAATAGGTCCAGAGATCGGAAGAGTGATCGACGTAGGGAATTTAAGTTTGGCAGTTGAGAAGGCTCTTCCCATCGGAATGATGATCAACGAGATCGCTACAAATTCTATCAAGTATGCGTATTCGGAAAAGAAAAAGGGACAGTTTTATATAAGAGCAAAATCCGGAAATGGGATATTCTATTTGGAAGTGGGAGACGACGGAAAAGGGATCCCGGATTATCCTCAGATAGAAGCCAAAGAAACCTTAGGTTTACAACTGATCCGGATCTTATCCAAACAGTTAAAGGCAAAATTGGACATCAACACCTCGGCCCCCGGAACCCGATTCCAGATAGAGTTTGAGTATTAA
- a CDS encoding four-helix bundle copper-binding protein, whose protein sequence is MEQKISRKQILGLGATTMALLASSSVLGHDHGDKKAPKKKKAEKISVPGSALEASSACILKGRICINMCVDMLAEGHKEMVDCLRSVEETVALCDAFVVLSSLGSASTKKLASICLESCERCAAQCDKHADHHEECKSCGEACKACISEFKKLLAA, encoded by the coding sequence TTGGAACAGAAAATATCTAGAAAACAAATCCTAGGCCTAGGTGCTACGACCATGGCTTTACTCGCAAGTTCCTCCGTTTTAGGACATGATCACGGAGATAAAAAAGCTCCTAAAAAGAAGAAGGCCGAAAAAATTTCCGTACCAGGCTCCGCGTTAGAAGCATCATCAGCTTGTATTTTAAAAGGCAGAATCTGCATCAATATGTGTGTGGATATGTTGGCAGAAGGTCATAAGGAAATGGTGGATTGCCTCAGATCAGTCGAAGAGACTGTGGCCCTATGCGATGCATTCGTTGTATTGTCTTCCTTGGGTTCAGCTTCTACTAAAAAATTAGCCTCTATCTGCTTGGAGTCTTGCGAAAGATGCGCCGCTCAGTGTGATAAACACGCGGATCACCACGAGGAATGTAAGTCATGTGGCGAAGCTTGCAAAGCTTGTATCTCTGAATTTAAAAAATTACTGGCTGCTTAA
- a CDS encoding GGDEF domain-containing response regulator, giving the protein MFGPTREKSESSATIGESDKILILDDAPENCLLVERILKKAGYGDVISTQSPETALEWLGLQGNPENKKEISLLLLDILLPGGMNGLDILRTLSSKEEFSDLPVIIITAIHDTQTLESAFELGAIDYVTKPFDAHELRARVRSTLRLRHEMLQRKQRERDLEEITDKLSEAYQTLLRVSRTDGLSGIWNRRFFDEILEVEWKRACRSEKPISLLLLDIDYFKKFNDTYGHQAGDECIRQVAGVLKNTARRAGDFPARYGGEEFAVILPETDSDKALLVAENIRNRVHELKIPHEGSQTSEFVSVSIGISTRMSGKDKDTKKFLEEADKALYRSKEEGRNRSSLYKE; this is encoded by the coding sequence ATGTTCGGACCCACAAGAGAAAAAAGCGAGTCATCCGCGACGATTGGCGAATCGGACAAAATTCTTATTCTGGACGATGCTCCTGAAAACTGCCTGCTGGTAGAAAGGATCCTTAAAAAAGCAGGATACGGGGATGTAATTTCCACCCAATCTCCTGAGACCGCCTTAGAATGGTTAGGCCTCCAAGGAAACCCTGAAAACAAAAAAGAGATTTCACTTTTACTTTTGGACATTCTTCTTCCTGGAGGAATGAACGGACTGGATATTCTACGCACCTTAAGTTCTAAGGAAGAATTTTCCGACCTGCCTGTTATCATTATCACCGCGATCCACGATACCCAAACCTTGGAGTCCGCATTCGAATTGGGTGCAATCGATTACGTTACTAAACCTTTCGACGCTCATGAGCTTAGAGCAAGGGTCCGTTCTACTTTGAGGCTTCGTCATGAGATGCTCCAAAGAAAACAAAGAGAAAGAGACCTCGAAGAGATCACTGATAAACTTTCGGAAGCTTACCAAACCTTACTCAGAGTTTCCAGAACGGATGGTCTTTCCGGAATTTGGAACAGAAGATTTTTTGATGAGATCTTAGAAGTAGAATGGAAGAGGGCCTGCCGTTCCGAAAAACCGATCTCATTACTTTTATTGGATATAGATTATTTTAAAAAATTTAACGACACTTACGGACACCAGGCCGGAGACGAATGTATCCGTCAGGTTGCGGGAGTTCTAAAGAATACTGCAAGAAGAGCGGGGGACTTTCCTGCTCGTTACGGCGGAGAAGAGTTTGCAGTGATCTTACCCGAAACCGATTCGGACAAGGCTCTGTTGGTTGCTGAGAATATCAGGAATCGCGTGCATGAACTAAAGATCCCACATGAAGGTTCTCAAACTTCGGAGTTTGTTTCTGTAAGTATTGGGATCAGCACTCGAATGTCCGGAAAAGATAAAGATACCAAAAAGTTTTTGGAAGAAGCCGACAAGGCTCTCTATAGATCCAAAGAAGAAGGAAGAAATAGAAGTTCTCTCTATAAAGAATAA
- a CDS encoding exodeoxyribonuclease III yields the protein MKVFCLNCNGIRSAWGKGLGDIISSEKPDFVCFQETKAQPDQLSPEIWDKLGYKAFFHSAEKKGYSGVSLWTKQEPKKVTYGLGLDEFDKEGRSVLAEFDSYAIWTVYFPSGTTGDVRQAAKMRFLEEFLKISAKLKKKHSNLILCGDVNIAHTEMDIHDPKGNAKNSGFLPEERAWVTKFLSTGWVDSFRELYPNKQEYTWWTFRAGARGNNKGWRIDYFFVTPELKSKLKKLTVKKDPILSDHAAMILEVDLPKK from the coding sequence ATGAAAGTTTTCTGTCTGAACTGCAATGGAATCCGATCCGCTTGGGGCAAGGGCCTGGGCGATATCATCTCTTCCGAAAAACCCGATTTTGTTTGTTTCCAAGAAACCAAAGCGCAACCGGACCAACTCAGTCCGGAAATTTGGGACAAACTGGGATACAAAGCCTTCTTCCATTCTGCAGAAAAAAAAGGTTACTCTGGAGTTTCACTTTGGACCAAACAGGAACCTAAAAAAGTAACGTATGGACTGGGTTTGGATGAATTCGATAAAGAAGGAAGAAGTGTCCTGGCAGAATTCGATTCTTATGCCATCTGGACCGTTTATTTTCCTTCCGGGACCACAGGTGACGTGAGACAAGCAGCCAAGATGAGATTCTTGGAAGAATTTCTAAAAATTTCCGCGAAGCTGAAAAAGAAACATTCTAACCTTATACTCTGCGGAGATGTGAATATTGCCCATACTGAAATGGACATACACGATCCAAAAGGAAACGCAAAGAATAGCGGTTTCCTACCGGAAGAAAGAGCCTGGGTGACCAAATTTCTTTCCACTGGTTGGGTGGATAGTTTTAGGGAATTATATCCAAACAAGCAGGAATATACTTGGTGGACTTTCAGAGCGGGAGCAAGAGGGAATAATAAAGGCTGGAGGATCGATTACTTTTTCGTGACCCCGGAACTTAAATCTAAACTCAAAAAACTCACAGTCAAAAAAGATCCCATCCTTTCCGATCATGCAGCAATGATCTTAGAAGTGGATCTTCCTAAAAAATAA
- the hisD gene encoding histidinol dehydrogenase — protein MSIRIREVGLDFSFEPILQRAKQDLNDTLALVRPILEQVREGGDKAVYELTQKFDRIKPEKLVFPVSEWKGKADPELVSALEKAKENIETFHKAQIPSNLDVNVSGNTLGIRYTPIESVTVYAPGGKALYPSTILMGVIPAKIAGVKHIQIVTPPQKEGIPDGLYAAAKIAGADAIVTVGGAQGIAAASYGTETISRSEFVIGPGNKFVTAAKVLLSGQGVIGIDSPAGPSEVLVIADDSANPNWVAADLLSQAEHGEDSAAILCTDSLEFAKKVSEEIDKALKERPKRESIKRASIENESWILVFPNLEECVNFSNQYAPEHLEIQTRNYKELFEKIRHAGSVFLGPYSPVAMGDYISGTNHILPTAGGSRIFSSLGVLTFLKRVTYQEVTRDSLEKLYPYVKVLSEFEGLDEEHGNSVKVRLSQNGKP, from the coding sequence ATGAGCATTCGTATCAGGGAAGTAGGGTTGGATTTTTCCTTTGAACCCATTCTCCAGAGAGCAAAGCAGGACTTAAATGACACTTTGGCCCTGGTACGTCCCATTTTGGAGCAGGTGAGAGAAGGCGGGGACAAGGCAGTTTATGAGCTCACCCAGAAATTCGATCGAATAAAACCTGAAAAATTGGTTTTCCCTGTCTCAGAATGGAAGGGAAAAGCGGACCCAGAACTAGTTTCCGCATTGGAAAAGGCTAAGGAGAATATTGAAACATTCCATAAGGCCCAAATTCCTTCCAATCTAGATGTGAATGTCTCCGGAAATACATTAGGAATTCGTTATACTCCGATTGAATCTGTGACTGTATATGCCCCGGGTGGAAAGGCATTATATCCTTCTACCATTTTGATGGGCGTAATCCCGGCAAAGATAGCGGGAGTTAAACATATTCAGATCGTTACCCCTCCCCAAAAAGAAGGTATTCCTGACGGATTGTATGCCGCCGCTAAAATTGCAGGCGCAGATGCGATCGTAACAGTAGGTGGTGCCCAAGGGATTGCGGCAGCTTCTTACGGAACCGAGACTATTTCACGTTCTGAATTTGTGATCGGGCCGGGTAATAAATTCGTAACAGCTGCAAAAGTTTTATTAAGCGGACAAGGTGTTATCGGAATAGATAGCCCTGCAGGTCCAAGCGAAGTTCTTGTGATCGCAGATGATTCTGCAAATCCAAACTGGGTGGCGGCTGATCTTCTTTCCCAAGCGGAACATGGAGAAGATTCCGCGGCGATACTTTGCACCGATTCTTTGGAATTTGCCAAAAAAGTTTCGGAAGAAATAGACAAGGCATTAAAAGAAAGACCTAAAAGGGAATCCATCAAAAGAGCCTCGATAGAGAATGAAAGTTGGATATTAGTTTTTCCTAATTTAGAAGAATGTGTAAACTTCTCCAATCAATATGCTCCTGAACATTTGGAGATCCAAACTCGAAATTATAAGGAATTATTCGAAAAGATCCGACATGCAGGTTCCGTGTTTTTGGGACCTTATTCTCCTGTGGCTATGGGAGATTATATCAGTGGTACAAATCATATTCTTCCAACAGCTGGGGGAAGTAGGATCTTTTCCTCCTTAGGGGTTCTTACGTTCTTAAAAAGAGTAACCTACCAGGAAGTAACCAGGGACTCTTTAGAAAAATTATATCCGTATGTAAAAGTTCTCTCTGAATTCGAAGGTTTGGATGAAGAACATGGCAATTCAGTGAAAGTAAGACTTTCTCAAAACGGCAAACCATGA
- the panC gene encoding pantoate--beta-alanine ligase, which yields MIVSKDPNEVRNQILSWKSEKLSVGYAPTMGFLHEGHANLFVRSSGENSKTVVSIFVNPAQFNDPEDYAKYPVNTEGDLEICKSSKVDLVYLPEKDTMYPGGIPQVELRIPHLMKNLDATTRPGHFEGVLLVLSRLFHTIPADRSYFGKKDYQQYLIVKDFVRALGFPMEIIGVDTVRSADGLALSSRNARLIGPEKEEALLLIRALRLGESLIRQGEKDPTEVLTVMRDVLDSSSKIQTDYLEILDANTLEELHILKGEVLLAVAAFLGQVRLIDNLTVKVS from the coding sequence ATGATCGTATCGAAGGATCCAAACGAGGTCAGAAACCAAATACTCTCCTGGAAGTCCGAAAAACTTTCTGTGGGTTACGCTCCCACTATGGGTTTTCTGCATGAAGGACATGCAAATTTATTCGTTCGGTCCTCCGGCGAAAATTCCAAAACTGTAGTTTCTATCTTTGTAAATCCAGCACAGTTCAACGACCCGGAAGATTATGCAAAGTATCCGGTAAATACGGAAGGTGATTTAGAAATTTGTAAATCATCCAAGGTGGATCTGGTCTATTTGCCGGAGAAAGATACTATGTATCCCGGTGGAATTCCTCAGGTAGAATTACGTATTCCTCATTTAATGAAAAATCTGGATGCTACAACTCGGCCTGGCCATTTTGAAGGTGTACTTCTGGTTCTTTCTCGTTTGTTCCATACAATTCCTGCCGACCGTTCTTATTTCGGTAAGAAGGATTACCAACAATATCTGATCGTAAAAGATTTCGTGAGAGCTCTTGGGTTTCCAATGGAGATCATCGGGGTAGATACTGTTCGCTCTGCGGATGGTCTTGCATTAAGTTCTAGAAATGCTCGTTTAATAGGTCCGGAAAAAGAAGAAGCACTGCTACTCATTCGGGCATTACGCCTGGGGGAGAGTTTGATCCGACAAGGAGAAAAAGATCCTACGGAAGTTTTGACGGTAATGAGGGATGTTCTGGATTCTTCTTCCAAAATTCAAACGGATTATCTGGAAATTTTGGACGCAAACACATTAGAAGAACTTCATATTTTGAAAGGGGAAGTGCTACTTGCTGTCGCTGCCTTTTTGGGGCAAGTAAGACTGATCGATAATCTAACCGTTAAGGTATCTTAA
- the mfd gene encoding transcription-repair coupling factor, with protein sequence MAKPASAPSDWKKSLEDLFSSAKENSKISSVPGSVHSLLSSVLFQAQKNSKIVISPTNTESEFLYRESLSYLEPDQVCYLPGQEVLPYEYMRYPGEMKRERIQALARILSGEKVLVFTSVSGFLKTLPEASALKERSLSVKLGQEIQPEKLMRELIRLGYHRVDMCQAFGEFSLKGGILDVFSSFSADPIRIDFFGDEVESIRTFDPETQRSLENLEEAFLLPADEFILTDPQKEAYRNLILNADKSLHLPEIPDDAGGTYFEELIPMVRENKGILSFFKSKPGLVFPDPNGARERYSHLLREYEALYEKRNKEILCAPPSFLLRDKEESEIIENVSGIKFTQLPPSKPEDLVCPLHQAPSFKGKIREVREKIGELKSEGGWRIILTSSFEAQTQRLLGLFGSEGIRLLNPETSEPEQILLPNKSKEEVYLAVSEIRNGFLWEEEKLLFLSENDVFGREYKRKTRFKKQSSKAIQSFLDLKEGDFVVHVNHGVGKFLKIERVNAGGKERDFLKLEYYGGDTLFVPLDQISLVQRFVGGTERPRLDSLGKSTWKKTKDRVQKAVEGLAEDLVHMYSNRIKLQGYAFPPDTIYQEEFEAEFEYEETPDQIEAIEAVKKDLESTRPMDRLICGDVGYGKTEVAIRAAFKVAMAGKQILMLAPTTILALQHYNNMKKRFENYPITVELVSRLRTAAETRDVLKRFSAGKVDMLIGTHAVLANSVQPKNLGLLIIDEEQRFGVNHKESIKKIKNLVDVLTLTATPIPRTLHMALTGIRELSIIATPPKNRQSVETYVIEEDEEVLRDAIRTELAREGQVFYLYNRVESIEQETKRLNEIVPEASIGVLHGQMTEDEIEETLVDFYARKFDILVTTTIIESGIDIPNVNTLIVKRADLFGLSQLYQIRGRVGRSDRKAFAYLLLPKDRVVTEDAEKRLNTIYEYQELGSGFKVAMRDLEIRGAGNLLGKEQSGDIMEVGFDLYVQMLEEAIARIKGEEVKIEVRTAINLDSNFFIPESYIPDTRQKIEFYKRFEGARDLDEIEEVTQEMTDRFGEPPEEAKTFLMLEKIRTLASVLGFESVSELGEEIRLKLGTHFLGSYDKIVNLISARMGLTMNPREPNVLLYAPGKANQKDKLVKLVYFLTEMLPDKK encoded by the coding sequence ATGGCTAAACCCGCTTCCGCTCCGAGCGATTGGAAAAAATCTTTAGAAGATCTTTTTTCTTCTGCAAAAGAAAATTCCAAAATTTCTTCCGTTCCTGGTTCCGTTCATTCTCTTCTATCCTCCGTTCTTTTTCAGGCTCAGAAAAATTCTAAAATTGTAATCTCTCCTACAAATACGGAATCTGAATTTTTATATAGAGAATCCTTAAGTTATTTAGAGCCGGATCAGGTTTGTTATCTTCCTGGGCAGGAAGTTTTGCCTTACGAGTATATGCGTTACCCGGGGGAAATGAAAAGAGAAAGGATCCAGGCTCTAGCTCGTATTTTATCCGGAGAAAAAGTTTTAGTATTCACTTCCGTTTCAGGATTTTTGAAAACTCTTCCGGAAGCTTCCGCGCTGAAAGAAAGATCCTTGTCCGTAAAATTAGGACAGGAGATCCAACCTGAAAAATTAATGAGAGAACTTATCCGCTTGGGCTATCACAGAGTGGATATGTGCCAAGCATTCGGTGAGTTCAGTTTGAAGGGAGGGATCCTGGATGTATTTTCTTCCTTCTCCGCTGATCCTATCAGGATCGATTTTTTCGGGGACGAGGTGGAATCCATTCGAACATTCGATCCGGAAACCCAAAGATCTTTGGAAAATCTGGAAGAGGCATTTTTACTTCCTGCAGATGAATTTATTCTAACGGATCCTCAAAAAGAAGCATATCGGAACCTGATCCTAAACGCTGATAAATCTTTACATTTGCCTGAGATCCCGGACGATGCAGGCGGGACTTATTTCGAAGAGCTGATCCCGATGGTCCGGGAGAATAAAGGAATATTATCATTTTTTAAATCAAAGCCCGGTCTTGTGTTCCCTGATCCGAACGGCGCAAGAGAAAGGTATTCCCATCTTTTGAGAGAGTATGAGGCACTTTACGAGAAAAGAAACAAAGAGATCTTATGTGCTCCTCCTTCTTTCCTTTTGAGAGACAAAGAAGAATCTGAAATTATAGAAAATGTAAGCGGTATCAAATTCACACAACTTCCTCCTAGTAAGCCTGAAGATCTGGTTTGTCCTTTACATCAGGCTCCTTCTTTTAAGGGAAAGATCAGAGAGGTCCGAGAAAAAATAGGGGAATTAAAATCGGAAGGAGGGTGGAGGATCATTCTCACTTCTTCTTTCGAGGCCCAGACACAAAGACTTTTGGGATTATTTGGATCAGAAGGAATTCGTTTATTAAATCCGGAAACTTCCGAGCCGGAGCAGATACTTCTTCCTAATAAATCCAAGGAAGAAGTATATTTGGCCGTTTCAGAAATACGGAACGGCTTCCTATGGGAAGAAGAAAAACTTCTGTTCTTATCCGAGAACGACGTATTTGGAAGAGAATACAAACGTAAGACCAGGTTCAAAAAACAAAGCAGCAAGGCCATCCAAAGTTTCCTAGACCTGAAAGAAGGGGATTTCGTGGTCCATGTAAACCATGGAGTCGGAAAATTCCTCAAAATAGAAAGAGTTAATGCAGGCGGGAAAGAAAGGGATTTTCTAAAACTGGAATATTACGGCGGAGACACGTTATTCGTTCCTTTGGATCAGATCTCTCTTGTCCAAAGATTCGTAGGTGGAACGGAAAGACCAAGATTAGATAGTCTAGGAAAAAGTACCTGGAAAAAAACAAAGGACAGGGTCCAAAAAGCAGTCGAGGGTCTTGCAGAAGATTTGGTCCATATGTATTCCAACCGGATCAAACTACAAGGATATGCTTTTCCTCCGGACACGATCTACCAAGAAGAATTCGAAGCCGAATTCGAATACGAAGAAACTCCGGACCAGATAGAAGCGATAGAAGCTGTTAAAAAAGATCTAGAGTCCACAAGACCAATGGATCGTCTTATCTGCGGAGACGTGGGTTACGGAAAAACGGAAGTCGCTATCAGAGCGGCATTCAAGGTCGCGATGGCAGGTAAACAGATCCTGATGCTTGCGCCTACCACAATCCTTGCCTTACAACATTATAATAATATGAAGAAGAGATTCGAGAACTATCCGATCACTGTGGAATTAGTTTCTCGTCTTCGGACCGCTGCCGAAACCCGGGACGTTCTGAAACGTTTTTCCGCCGGAAAAGTGGATATGCTGATCGGGACTCATGCGGTTCTTGCAAATTCTGTCCAACCAAAAAATCTGGGACTACTCATCATAGACGAAGAACAAAGATTCGGAGTGAACCATAAGGAATCCATTAAGAAGATCAAAAACCTTGTGGATGTTCTGACTTTGACTGCGACTCCGATACCGCGCACACTTCATATGGCATTGACCGGGATCAGAGAACTTTCAATCATCGCGACTCCACCTAAGAACAGACAAAGTGTGGAAACCTATGTGATCGAAGAGGACGAAGAAGTCCTAAGAGATGCCATCCGCACGGAACTTGCAAGAGAAGGACAAGTATTCTATCTTTATAATAGAGTAGAATCTATTGAACAAGAGACTAAAAGATTAAACGAGATCGTTCCTGAGGCTTCCATTGGAGTACTTCACGGGCAAATGACCGAGGACGAGATAGAAGAAACCCTCGTGGATTTTTACGCGCGCAAATTCGATATTCTTGTAACTACTACCATCATAGAATCCGGAATTGATATCCCAAATGTGAATACTCTAATCGTTAAAAGAGCGGATCTATTCGGTCTTTCTCAGCTCTATCAGATCCGAGGTAGGGTAGGAAGAAGTGACCGTAAAGCGTTTGCCTACCTTCTTCTTCCTAAAGACAGGGTGGTGACAGAGGATGCCGAAAAACGTCTGAATACTATCTACGAATACCAAGAACTTGGTTCCGGATTCAAGGTTGCAATGCGGGACTTGGAGATCCGGGGTGCTGGAAATCTTTTAGGGAAAGAACAATCCGGAGATATCATGGAAGTAGGCTTCGATCTGTACGTGCAGATGTTAGAAGAAGCGATCGCCAGGATCAAAGGAGAGGAAGTTAAAATTGAAGTGCGCACAGCGATCAATTTGGATTCTAATTTCTTCATCCCTGAATCGTACATACCTGACACAAGACAGAAAATAGAATTTTATAAACGATTCGAAGGCGCAAGAGATCTGGACGAAATAGAAGAAGTTACTCAAGAAATGACGGATCGTTTTGGTGAACCTCCGGAAGAAGCAAAAACTTTCTTAATGTTGGAAAAAATCAGGACCTTGGCTTCTGTCTTGGGGTTCGAATCCGTCTCCGAATTGGGGGAGGAAATTCGTCTGAAATTAGGAACACATTTCTTAGGCAGTTATGACAAAATCGTAAACTTGATCTCTGCTAGGATGGGTCTTACCATGAATCCTAGAGAACCGAATGTTCTTTTATATGCTCCCGGGAAAGCCAACCAAAAGGACAAACTTGTGAAACTTGTGTACTTCTTAACGGAAATGTTACCCGACAAAAAGTAA
- a CDS encoding lipoprotein LipL31 yields the protein MKKLYFSLTLLLSFFSFAYCGDGTPVIESIDGNKITTAGFESAFDTALDTLSRTQNIEKKNVIKFLTEEESKVPQSFLQLRNEFRKRKFFDRYHEMMVVKAAADKSGFSKRSDIKEILKFQEMQLIYGMYIAEQIESRIKITEQELNQGCQELRTKYKQAESLTLEQCYDAARAQIKGRKSEEVYKSVLDRIKETVAIKHNDKFDLEKYLDKEFSFPELSKEEAPKAEETKAPEATTPTPAPEATK from the coding sequence ATGAAAAAGCTATATTTTTCCCTCACTTTACTCTTATCTTTTTTCTCCTTCGCATATTGCGGAGACGGGACTCCGGTCATCGAGTCCATCGACGGTAATAAGATCACCACTGCAGGTTTTGAAAGTGCTTTTGATACCGCTCTAGATACTCTAAGCCGTACTCAAAACATCGAAAAAAAGAACGTTATCAAATTTTTAACCGAAGAAGAAAGCAAAGTTCCTCAAAGCTTCTTACAACTCAGAAACGAGTTCAGAAAAAGAAAATTTTTCGATCGTTATCATGAGATGATGGTTGTGAAAGCTGCCGCTGACAAAAGTGGTTTCAGCAAAAGATCCGATATTAAAGAAATCTTAAAGTTCCAAGAGATGCAATTGATCTACGGAATGTACATCGCTGAGCAGATCGAATCCAGAATTAAGATCACTGAGCAGGAATTGAACCAAGGTTGCCAAGAACTCCGCACTAAATACAAACAAGCAGAGTCCTTAACTCTGGAGCAGTGTTATGATGCTGCAAGAGCTCAGATCAAGGGAAGAAAATCGGAAGAAGTTTATAAATCTGTTCTAGATAGAATTAAAGAAACCGTCGCGATCAAACATAACGATAAGTTCGATCTTGAAAAATATCTAGATAAAGAATTCAGCTTCCCTGAATTGAGCAAGGAAGAGGCTCCTAAAGCCGAGGAGACCAAAGCACCGGAGGCTACTACTCCTACACCGGCGCCCGAAGCTACTAAGTAA